From one Solanum stenotomum isolate F172 chromosome 12, ASM1918654v1, whole genome shotgun sequence genomic stretch:
- the LOC125848053 gene encoding histone-lysine N-methyltransferase CLF-like isoform X2: MAGTSSILIGQLTIDLPIDAPEGTTIEADEFLSVTESLKGQFASKRADYVKKRTEENAQKAYDLGEFFLKLSTERKNLIVHGADISIDLLSKRQQDVINMQTGIGSSNGDNDSNSCEDDGYASSEIRLGSSIAVNSAVCPIILPQVERLPQYTTWVFLDRNQEMPVNQSVVGCRRIYYDKNSGEALICSDSEEELLEDKQEKKFVEYEDVMLRSTIQQIGLSDTVLELLGQFLSRKPSEVKARYEDLVKDKHECPPKNENIQGTPDLFLDNDLDAALDSFDTLFCRRCLVFDCQSHGCSQDLIFPAEKQLPWCSPDVDKEPCCSNCYRLESEAGLTPSQIANHGENHVRLSEIANNTEVSGREHLSRTSNSCESESASLIAKNISENIGSELRLLCDITTVQRSASPSNRKSDSKVGSTKGKCKRIAENVLVATKKRQINLMAVESDYIASGSLVSKDLNLHSNSHKDFKDVGSCSLESQQPQCGRTSRRDISPVLGSKNSLQGEGFGCQYEDAASEKNGMNHDDTLRENEFGDENNCNQEIDGDKPWRPLEKALFEKGLEMFGRSSCMIARNLLNGLKTCWEVFQYMNNSENKLSLVSDGVNGMFQGSFKGDGHTIVGNQPRRKSRFLHRRGRVRRLKYTGKSAGYNALRKRISQRKDKLCRHYNPCNCQVPCGKECPCIVNGTPCEKYCGCKSIKNCKNHFRGCFCIKGQCRSRQCPCFAVDRECDPDVCRNCWISCGDGTLDIPPQRGDNNDCENMKLLLKQHQRVLLGRSDVSGWGAFLKNSVGKHEYLGEYTGEIISHHEADRRGKIYDLINSSFLFNLNDQCVLDAYRKGDKLKFANHSPDPNCYPKVIMAGGDHKVGIFAKQRICAGEELFYDYCYAPDTPHVWARKPEAPTTRKFFLEDLMCLAGVLSCRMVMESMRTLGSILVK; encoded by the exons ATGGCGGGCACTTCTTCAATTCTCATTGGTCAACTTACCATTGATCTTCCA ATTGATGCACCTGAAGGAACAACCATAGAAGCTGATGAATTCTTATCAGTTACTGAATCTTTGAAGGGACAATTTGCTTCTAAACGTGCTGATTATGTAAAG AAAAGGACAGAAGAGAATGCACAAAAGGCGTATGATTTGggggaattttttttgaagttgtCAACAGAGAGAAAAAATCTTATAGTTCATGGTGCGGATATTAGCATTGATCTTCTGTCTAAGAGACAGCAGGATGTAATTAATATGCAAACTGGGATTGGTTCCAGCAATGGAGATAATGATAGCAATAGTTGTGAAGATGATGGATATGCCTCTTCTGAAATTCGTCTAGGATCTAGCATTGCTGTCAATAGTGCTGTATGTCCCATTATACTTCCTCAAGTGGAAAGACTGCCTCAATATACTACATGGGTATTTTTGGATAG AAATCAGGAGATGCCCGTGAATCAATCAGTGGTTGGTTGTAGAAGAATTTATTATGACAAGAATAGTGGAGAAGCTCTAATTTGCAGTGATAGTGAGGAAGAATTACTTGAAGACAAACAAGAAAAGAAGTTTGTAGAGTACGAAGATGTTATGCTGCG TTCAACTATCCAACAAATTGGCCTGTCTGATACAGTGTTAGAATTGCTAGGGCAGTTCTTGTCTAGAAAACCCAGTGAAGTCAAG GCAAGATATGAAGATCTTGTTAAGGACAAACATGAATGCCCCCCAAAGAACGAGAACATCCAAGGGACTCCAGATTTATTTCTTGACAATGATCTTGATGCTGCTCTAGATTCTTTTGACACCCTATTTTGTCGTCGATGCCTT GTTTTTGATTGTCAATCACATGGATGTTCACAGGACCTGATTTTTCCG GCTGAAAAACAATTGCCATGGTGCTCTCCCGACGTGGATAAGGAGCCCTGTTGTTCAAATTGCTATCGCCTG GAAAGCGAAGCTGGATTGACCCCCTCTCAGATTGCTAATCATGGAGAAAACCATGTCCGACTATCTGAAATTGCTAATAATACTGAGGTGTCTGGTAGGGAGCATCTATCAAGGACATCAAATTCTTGCGAAAGCGAAAGTGCTTCATTGATTGCAAAGAACATCTCTGAGAATATCGGTTCAGAGCTTAGGCTGTTATGTGACATCACTACTGTTCAGCGTTCTGCTTCTCCATCTAACAGAAAATCTGATAGTAAAGTGGGGAGCACCAAAGGAAAATGCAAGAGAATAGCTGAAAATGTTCTAGTTGCCACTAAAAAGCGGCAAATAAATCTGATGGCTGTGGAGTCTGACTATATAGCTTCTGGAAGTCTAGTGTCCAAAGACTTGAATCTCCACTCTAATTCACATAAGGATTTCAAAGATGTTGGTTCATGTTCCCTAGAATCACAACAACCTCAGTGTGGTAGAACTTCTAGGAGGGACATCTCTCCAGTATTGGGCAGTAAAAATTCTTTGCAAGGTGAGGGTTTTGGTTGCCAATATGAAGACGCTGCCAGTGAAAAAAATGGGATGAATCATGACGACACATTGAGGGAGAATGAGTTTGGGGATGAGAATAACTGCAATCAAGAAATAGATGGTGACAAACCATGGAGACCACTTGAAAAGGCTCTCTTTGAAAAAGGTCTGGAAATGTTTGGTCGGAGCAG CTGCATGATTGCTCGAAATCTGCTGAATGGTTTAAAAACTTGTTGGGAGGTGTTCCAGTATATGAACAATTCCGAGAATAAGCTATCCCTAGTAAGTGATGGGGTGAATGGAATGTTTCAAGGCTCTTTTAAGGGTGATGGCCATACAATCGTG GGTAATCAACCACGGAGAAAATCTAGATTCTTACATAGAAGAGGTAGAGTTCGCCGCTTAAAATACACAGGGAAATCAGCTGGATATAATGCACTTAGGAAAAGAATATCTCAGAGGAAAGACAAGCTTTGCCGTCACTATAATCCATGTAATTGTCAAGTACCTTGTGGAAAAGAGTGTCCTTGTATCGTAAATGGGACCCCCTGTGAAAAATATTGTGG ATGCAAGAGTATCAAGAATTGCAAGAATCACTTTCGTGGTTGTTTTTGCATAAAAGGTCAGTGTAGAAGCAGGCAATGCCCTTGCTTTGCTGTTGACAGGGAATGCGATCCTGATGTTTGCCGAAATTGTTGGATCAG CTGTGGTGATGGGACTCTCGATATTCCTCCACAAAGAGGTGACAATAATGACTGCGAGAACATGAAGCTTCTTCTCAAACAACATCAAAGG GTTCTTCTTGGACGGTCTGATGTGTCTGGATGGGGTGCTTTCTTGAAG AATAGTGTTGGAAAGCACGAGTACCTTGGAGAATATACCGGTGAAATAATCTCACACCATGAAGCTGATAGGCGTGGAAAGATTTATGATCTTATAAATTCTTCATTTCTCTTCAATTTGAATGACCAG TGTGTGCTTGATGCTTATCGGAAAGGTGACAAGTTGAAGTTCGCAAACCATTCTCCTGATCCAAATTGCTACCCCAAG GTTATTATGGCTGGTGGAGATCACAAAGTTGGTATATTTGCCAAACAAAGAATTTGTGCAGGAGAGGAACTCTTCTATGATTATTGTTATGCGCCAGATACACCACATGTCTGGGCAAGGAAGCCTGAGGCACCCACTACAAGAAA